From a single Nicotiana tabacum cultivar K326 chromosome 8, ASM71507v2, whole genome shotgun sequence genomic region:
- the LOC107783603 gene encoding small ribosomal subunit protein mS80 (rPPR6)-like, whose amino-acid sequence MWRPAVLARKAFSRKFIANQSFSGFKNHTFILPQVLNNQTIAPLNSAESPFRYYSHWVSSKSCLHETKRLFSSSDSESVGSEPIKNDKDTVFIDNLETVSSESNEGSIVFDEIKDSIAAEKISDFGENEVVVEELDLEKLESVLSLLQSSGNLDRSIESSLEEIELSLNEEFVVRVLETPYVPGENLISFFKWGLKKPEFSVTKKVVELLVTAVCIEGRNVYALWGLVKEVGEKEKGILSAEILNELIALLSRLGKGKAAFEIFNKFGELDCVPNADTYYFTIEALCRRSIYDWASTVCEKMLNADMLPGAEKVGKIVSLLCKGNKSKDAHLVYLLAKEKNIYLPVSSIKLLISSLCRKDESVRFALEMLEEFPKEERKRAIKSFSSVIQGLCRAKDVTGEKQSRSYCSEGIEDAKNLLLKMIDAGPPPGNAVFNTVINALSKSGEMGEAKKLLNVMEGRGLKPDVYTYSVIMSGYTKGGEMDEACKVLDAAKKKHAKLSPVTYHTVIRGYCKLEQYEKAVELLGEMKEYGVQPNADEYNKLIQSLCLKALDWTTAEKLLEEMKENGLHLNAITKGLVRAVKELEHEEVGTNEVIAAA is encoded by the coding sequence ATGTGGAGACCTGCAGTTCTGGCAAGGAAAGCATTTTCCAGAAAATTTATAGCAAATCAAAGCTTCAGTGGCTTCAAAAATCACACCTTTATTCTTCCTCAGGTACTCAACAATCAAACTATAGCTCCACTAAATTCAGCTGAATCTCCATTTCGTTATTATTCTCATTGGGTCTCTTCCAAATCTTGTTTACACGAAACAAAAAGGCTTTTTTCATCTTCAGATTCCGAATCTGTAGGTTCTGAACCCATTAAAAATGATAAAGATACTGTCTTTATAGACAATCTTGAAACTGTTTCATCTGAGTCCAATGAAGGGTCCATTGTTTTTGATGAAATTAAGGATAGTATAGCAGCTGAAAAGATTTCTGATTTTGGAGAAAATGAGGTTGTAGTGGAAGAATTAGACTTGGAAAAATTGGAGAGTGTGTTGTCTTTGTTACAGAGTAGTGGTAATCTTGATAGATCTATTGAGTCTAGTCTTGAGGAAATTGAGTTGTCTTTGAATGAGGAGTTTGTTGTTAGAGTTCTTGAGACACCTTATGTTCCTGGTGAGAATTTGATATCTTTTTTCAAGTGGGGTTTGAAGAAACCCGAGTTTTCGGTAACTAAAAAGGTAGTTGAATTGTTGGTTACTGCAGTCTGTATTGAAGGTAGGAATGTTTATGCTTTGTGGGGTTTGGTGAAGGAGGTCGGAGAAAAGGAGAAAGGGATCTTGAGTGCTGAGATTCTTAATGAATTGATTGCTTTATTGTCAAGATTGGGCAAAGGAAAGGCTGCATTTGAAATCTTTAATAAGTTTGGGGAATTGGACTGTGTTCCAAATGCTGATACGTACTATTTTACCATTGAAGCACTTTGTAGGCGTTCAATTTATGATTGGGCTTCTACTGTTTGTGAGAAGATGCTAAATGCTGATATGTTGCCGGGTGCTGAGAAAGTAGgaaaaattgtttctttattgTGTAAAGGGAATAAGTCTAAGGATGCACATCTGGTTTACTTGTTGGCGAAGGAGAAGAATATTTATCTGCCTGTTTCTTCTATTAAGCTGTTGATCAGCTCGCTTTGTCGCAAAGATGAAAGCGTTAGATTTGCTTTAGAGATGTTAGAGGAATTCCCTAAAGAAGAGCGGAAGCGTGCCATTAAGTCATTTTCATCTGTCATTCAAGGGTTGTGCAGGGCAAAAGATGTAACAGGGGAAAAGCAGTCACGCTCCTATTGCAGTGAAGGCATCGAAGACGCCAAAAACTTGCTCTTAAAAATGATAGATGCAGGTCCGCCACCTGGAAATGCAGTCTTCAATACAGTTATCAATGCGCTCTCCAAGAGTGGAGAGATGGGAGAAGCTAAGAAACTGTTGAATGTGATGGAGGGTAGAGGTTTGAAACCCGATGTGTACACTTACAGTGTCATTATGAGCGGTTATACAAAGGGTGGTGAGATGGATGAAGCTTGTAAAGTTTTGGATGCAGCCAAAAAGAAGCACGCCAAGTTAAGTCCTGTCACTTATCACACAGTTATTCGGGGTTATTGCAAGCTTGAACAGTATGAGAAGGCTGTGGAACTATTGGGAGAGATGAAGGAGTACGGAGTTCAGCCTAATGCTGATGAATATAACAAACTTATTCAATCTCTTTGCCTTAAGGCTTTAGATTGGACAACAGCGGAGAAGCTGCTGGAGGAGATGAAGGAGAATGGGTTGCATCTAAATGCAATCACAAAGGGTCTCGTAAGAGCAGTTAAGGAATTAGAACATGAAGAAGTAGGAACAAATGAAGTAATCGCTGCAGCATAG